The genomic interval TGGCTCAGGCATTTTAAAACCTGAAAACAcgaaagataaatgaaaaataggAAGCGGATTTCTGCTACTTATAGGGCCTTTATGCTAATGAGGGATGCAGAGCGCGTCTTAGTTAATTGgaagataaacagcaaggttgTCATCTATGGGCAGAACTATGCAAATGAGGTATGGAAATTTAGCTATTCTATTGGCTATTTCGCTGAGTCTCGCTAATAACCAATCAAACAACCGGATTTACTCCCCAGGAAATGCCTATAAAAGCAGCAGTGTTCTACTTAGTTTTAGACTTGGTGTGTTTTGAcaggcagtcttttttttttttgctgtttttttgtaTTTGCTATGTCTGGACGTGGCAAGCAAGGCGGTAAGGCGCGAGCAAAGGCCAAGTCTCGTTCTTCGCGGGCGGGGCTCCAGTTCCCCGTTGGGCGAGTCCATCGTCTACTACGCAAAGGCAATTACGCCGAGCGGGTAGGCGCTGGGGCCCCGGTGTACCTGGCGGCGGTGCTGGAGTATCTGACGGCCGAGATTTTGGAGCTGGCGGGTAACGCGGCGCGCGACAACAAGAAGACTCGTATCATCCCGCGTCACTTGCAGCTGGCCATCCGCAACGACGAAGAGCTCAACAAGCTGCTGGGCCGTGTGACCATCGCTCAGGGTGGTGTTCTGCCCAACATCCAGGCGGTGCTGCTGCCCAAGAAAACCGAGAGCCACCACAAGGCCAAGGGCAAGTAATTGGACTGAGACTTGAGTTTCCGGAAGTGCTTTTAAACCCAAAGGCTCTTTTCAGAGCCCCCACTCTTTCAAAAGAAGAGCTAGTATCACTGTATTTGTAAAACAACAAAAGGTAAGTTAAATTTTTACGAAAACTAAAGCATTGCAGGAAAACTCCCTTCGACTCTTAACAAAAGGTTCGAAGTATAAAGTGAAATCGATTAAGGATTGATTCACAAAGTGGTTATGTATTTCTTATAGTAAGGTGATGTGGCCTTGGAAGGTAAGACCTAAGGGTTTAACTCGCCTCAATAAACTTGTTTTGACATATTACTTGGATGATGAGAGCAAACATGTTGAGCAAGACGGCGAGACCCTCTCAGACGCCTTGCTCTGCAATGAACCCTCATTTCTTTAGGTAAGGAAATCAGGGTCTCCAGTTAACTTTCGAAGTGCTGTTTGAAACAGCACGTGTTTAGAAAGGGGCTTCTGAAAAGCTGCCTGGAGTTAACATgtggtaggagaaggcaatggcaccccactccagtactcttgcctggaaaatcgcatggacggaggagcctggttggctacaatccatggggtcgttaagagttcCGCACTACTGagtaacttcattttcactttccactttcatgcatagaaggaaatggcaacccacttcagtattcttgcctggagagtcccagggacgggggagcctagtgggctgccgtctatggggtcgcagagtcggacacgactgaagcgacttagcagcagcagcagctcagaacAATCTAGACTAGAATTGTGTCTTCTCCCCCATTTACAGATTGATATTTGGGGCTAATTTCTAACCTAGTAGTTTTGTATGTAAGGTGGGTTGTGTGCtattcttcagtcgtgtccgactcttgcgaccccatggacttgtgtgccaggctcctctgtccaagggattctccaggcaaccctggagtgggtttgccattgccttctccaggaacccTAGATTAGTGCCTGAATGAAAAGGTTCAAGTTTCTAGCTTCCCAACGCAGCCCTTAAAGGGTTAGAGCAGGACTGTAGTTCTCCCCAAAGTAGTTTACTACTGGAGATCTAGTAAATCAGCTGCTCCAACCCAAAAGAGGAcctgaagtgaaattgctcagtcatgtctgactctttgcgaccccatggacagtagcctgcaccaggatcctctgtccataggacttgctaggcaagagtgggttgccatttctttttccagggaatcttaccgacccaggactcgaacccaggtcccacattgatagacgctttactgtctgagccaccaggggacctAGCTCTGTACAAAAATCCCTAGGATCCTGTTTTCCAGGATTGAGTCTCATCGAGTATTTTGGATGACTCAGTTTGTACTTAAAGGAGTAGACAAGGAGGCTGAGTAAGCCAG from Budorcas taxicolor isolate Tak-1 chromosome 11, Takin1.1, whole genome shotgun sequence carries:
- the LOC128055192 gene encoding histone H2A type 1-C, which gives rise to MSGRGKQGGKARAKAKSRSSRAGLQFPVGRVHRLLRKGNYAERVGAGAPVYLAAVLEYLTAEILELAGNAARDNKKTRIIPRHLQLAIRNDEELNKLLGRVTIAQGGVLPNIQAVLLPKKTESHHKAKGK